From the Clostridiales bacterium FE2011 genome, one window contains:
- a CDS encoding glycosyltransferase family 4 protein: MKKRLLIIMGSLNRGGAERVISLIANDFVSRGWEVWIGLLIYNSVEYKLHEEIHIIDLTGGKGSRVKKGPAWLKDIRQLTKKIRPDEILSFAARMNVLTQIACIGLNSSITVSERNDPYMDGRNKILDFLTFFLYPKAKNVVFQTQRAASYFQRISLKNSIVIPNPISVTTYATQMKSGKIVAVGRLEPQKNHEMLIKAFSHIVDSFPQATLTIYGRGYLEEELKKLVKELNMDGKVLFPGNIENIHEMIADANVFVLSSNYEGLSNALLEAMMMGLPCISTDCAGADEYINNNENGILIKVGDEQGLLNEMKRILNNPEDAARMGKQAHNTSKSFEKDVILERWYKTITRE; this comes from the coding sequence ATGAAGAAAAGATTACTTATCATAATGGGAAGTTTGAACCGCGGCGGTGCGGAACGCGTAATTTCATTGATTGCCAATGATTTTGTTTCACGTGGCTGGGAAGTTTGGATAGGGTTACTTATTTATAATTCTGTTGAATATAAACTACATGAAGAAATTCATATTATTGATCTAACTGGTGGAAAAGGAAGTCGTGTAAAAAAAGGTCCAGCTTGGTTAAAAGATATTAGACAACTAACAAAAAAGATTAGACCGGATGAGATATTGTCTTTTGCTGCGAGAATGAATGTATTAACTCAAATTGCATGTATAGGACTAAATAGTAGTATTACTGTGTCAGAACGAAATGATCCATATATGGATGGAAGGAATAAAATATTAGATTTTTTGACTTTTTTTCTTTATCCAAAGGCAAAAAATGTAGTCTTTCAGACGCAACGTGCAGCAAGTTATTTCCAAAGGATAAGTCTAAAAAACAGTATTGTAATTCCAAATCCTATATCGGTTACAACATATGCGACACAAATGAAAAGTGGGAAGATAGTTGCTGTTGGACGTCTTGAACCACAAAAAAACCACGAAATGTTAATAAAAGCATTTAGTCATATTGTTGATAGTTTTCCCCAAGCGACATTAACGATATATGGAAGAGGATATCTTGAAGAGGAATTAAAAAAATTAGTAAAAGAGCTCAATATGGATGGAAAAGTCTTATTTCCAGGAAATATAGAAAACATACATGAAATGATTGCTGATGCCAATGTTTTCGTTTTATCATCGAATTATGAAGGACTTTCAAATGCACTATTAGAAGCAATGATGATGGGATTGCCATGTATCTCGACCGATTGTGCCGGAGCAGATGAGTATATAAATAATAATGAAAATGGGATTCTAATTAAGGTGGGAGATGAACAGGGTTTATTGAATGAAATGAAAAGGATCCTAAACAACCCTGAAGATGCTGCTCGTATGGGAAAACAAGCACACAACACTTCAAAATCTTTTGAAAAAGATGTGATTCTGGAACGATGGTACAAGACAATAACAAGAGAATGA
- a CDS encoding glycosyl transferase codes for MNLRDFIVLKCSKLISDKKWIQFKYFTHFHRKLDLDNPKTFNEKLQWLKLYYQRPDHTRIVDKYEMKKYVTETIGPGYVVPVLGVWDSADEIDFDALPEQFVLKTTHDCGGIIICTNKEDLDIEATKQKLTRSLHTDYYIQYREWPYKNVKPRILAEEYILDESGNQLKDYKVFCFNGNPYCIQVDFDRFTDHKKNIYNTKWELLDFSFNYPSHPEIHIQKPNNLDEMIRIACTLSKGEPYVRIDFYSVNERIYVGEITFFPASGYGKFIPAEYDKIFGDMITLPNRIISRD; via the coding sequence ATGAACTTAAGAGATTTTATTGTTTTGAAATGTAGTAAACTAATATCAGATAAAAAATGGATTCAGTTCAAGTATTTTACACATTTTCATAGAAAATTAGATTTAGATAATCCTAAAACATTTAATGAAAAACTCCAATGGCTAAAGTTGTATTATCAGAGACCAGACCATACTAGAATTGTAGATAAATATGAGATGAAAAAGTATGTAACAGAAACAATAGGTCCTGGTTATGTTGTGCCTGTATTAGGAGTATGGGATTCAGCTGATGAAATAGATTTTGATGCTTTGCCAGAACAATTTGTTTTAAAGACCACGCATGATTGCGGGGGCATAATTATATGCACAAATAAAGAAGATCTTGATATAGAAGCTACTAAACAAAAACTGACTCGCTCCTTACATACAGATTACTATATACAATATAGAGAATGGCCATACAAAAATGTGAAACCTAGAATTTTGGCAGAAGAGTATATATTGGATGAATCAGGGAATCAATTGAAAGATTATAAGGTTTTTTGTTTCAATGGCAATCCATATTGCATACAGGTGGATTTCGATCGTTTCACGGATCATAAAAAAAACATATACAATACGAAATGGGAATTATTAGATTTTTCTTTTAATTATCCATCACATCCGGAAATTCATATTCAAAAACCCAATAATCTTGATGAAATGATTAGAATAGCTTGCACTCTATCTAAAGGCGAACCATACGTACGGATAGATTTTTATTCGGTTAATGAAAGGATATATGTTGGTGAGATCACGTTTTTCCCGGCGTCAGGTTATGGAAAGTTTATACCGGCCGAATACGATAAAATTTTTGGCGATATGATTACATTACCAAACAGAATTATATCGAGGGATTGA
- a CDS encoding glycosyltransferase, with protein sequence MKQKIRILWVTNAFGCGGAERQMIYMYDILSRYCDYDIRILYYAHVKDELPLGDMKTVFIDKQKVGRLKTILTIADYIKKNDISIMHAFGGCSANIYGRAGAMLSKKTIPIGAMLGKKHFSSLASRIMNSLLNLKGNWWTVNNVELIPILRKDLKFTTPERIRMLHNGFVSDTEINYHINEVTDYDKDKGDNFVFCTVGRLQPVKNIQLLINAASKIFKTHNNVRFWVIGNGEEYYHLQKQIDELGIAGKVKLWGYRSDIDVALSRADVYVQTSITEGSPNTIAEAMRASKPIISTNCTDLSEMIDNGNNGFIVKNNDLDSLVNAMNKIIDIPDDNRKQLGEKSKEMFTKTFLDKNVVKEFESLYNQVLG encoded by the coding sequence ATGAAACAAAAAATAAGAATCTTATGGGTCACGAATGCATTTGGATGTGGCGGAGCAGAAAGACAAATGATATATATGTACGATATCCTTAGTCGTTACTGTGACTATGATATTCGTATATTATATTATGCCCACGTTAAAGATGAGTTACCTTTAGGAGACATGAAAACAGTATTTATTGACAAACAAAAAGTTGGACGGCTAAAAACAATTCTAACTATTGCAGATTATATAAAAAAGAACGATATTTCGATAATGCATGCCTTTGGCGGCTGTTCGGCTAATATATATGGTCGCGCAGGTGCTATGTTGTCGAAGAAAACTATTCCGATTGGAGCAATGTTAGGGAAAAAACACTTTTCAAGTTTGGCGAGTAGAATAATGAATTCACTTTTAAATTTAAAAGGCAACTGGTGGACAGTAAATAATGTTGAATTGATTCCTATATTACGAAAAGATTTGAAATTTACTACTCCTGAGCGCATTAGGATGCTTCATAATGGTTTTGTTTCAGATACAGAAATAAACTACCATATTAATGAAGTGACGGATTATGATAAAGATAAAGGGGATAACTTTGTTTTTTGTACAGTAGGAAGATTACAACCAGTTAAAAATATCCAGCTTTTGATTAATGCGGCAAGTAAGATTTTTAAAACACATAATAATGTCAGATTCTGGGTAATTGGTAATGGTGAAGAATACTATCATTTACAAAAACAGATTGATGAACTGGGAATAGCAGGAAAAGTGAAACTATGGGGATATCGCTCGGATATTGATGTTGCATTATCTCGAGCAGATGTATATGTTCAAACCAGTATCACAGAAGGATCTCCAAATACTATTGCAGAAGCAATGCGTGCATCAAAACCGATAATTTCTACGAATTGTACAGATTTATCAGAAATGATTGACAATGGCAACAATGGATTTATTGTTAAAAACAATGATTTAGATTCTCTGGTTAATGCAATGAATAAGATAATTGATATTCCAGATGATAATAGAAAACAATTAGGAGAAAAATCTAAAGAGATGTTTACGAAAACTTTTTTGGATAAAAATGTCGTGAAAGAGTTTGAATCTTTATACAATCAAGTGTTGGGTTGA
- a CDS encoding polysaccharide deacetylase family protein, whose protein sequence is MFDIPILMFHSVNDTPQLSPMGELSVSAAGFEQYLKLFKKWNYQMISMSDLINHNYSDDRNFVVLTFDDGFKDNLTVALPILKRYEARATIFVNPNYTSEKTDEKSDWGFMTWEEILEAEESGVFDIQAHTMTHEFAFISDEIIDFYTPNKFNKFYWLAWMLFPESPSKWNSEAYKYKDMIPIGYPIFKYGRRIAQKKFNPDPDYVKHLIKGFQQNGYVTDQYAGKHGEYENISDYEKYIVWEIVECKRVLEEKLNKEISTLCFPGGGYTEAALDISKKCGYKCYMIASRLREGNNFQHLENIRKGQFDGFNRTAFSLIHPGFLPEAFFDKWVAKLSLGAYQKMPRYMILKKLLSKVWHA, encoded by the coding sequence ATGTTTGATATACCAATCTTAATGTTTCACTCAGTAAATGATACTCCCCAATTAAGTCCAATGGGAGAATTATCTGTTTCTGCAGCTGGATTTGAGCAGTACTTAAAACTGTTCAAAAAATGGAATTATCAAATGATTAGCATGTCTGATCTTATTAATCATAATTATTCTGATGATAGAAATTTCGTTGTATTAACATTTGACGATGGTTTCAAAGATAATTTAACTGTTGCGCTACCAATACTTAAACGATATGAGGCAAGAGCGACTATATTTGTTAATCCCAATTATACTAGTGAAAAAACTGATGAGAAAAGTGATTGGGGATTCATGACATGGGAGGAAATACTAGAGGCTGAAGAAAGCGGTGTTTTTGATATCCAAGCGCATACAATGACTCATGAATTTGCTTTTATTTCAGATGAAATCATAGATTTTTATACACCAAATAAATTTAATAAGTTTTATTGGTTAGCGTGGATGTTATTTCCAGAGTCACCCTCAAAGTGGAATAGCGAAGCTTATAAATATAAAGATATGATACCGATAGGATATCCAATATTTAAGTACGGCAGACGTATTGCGCAAAAAAAATTTAATCCAGATCCAGATTATGTCAAACATCTTATTAAAGGATTTCAACAAAATGGATATGTAACTGATCAATATGCTGGAAAGCATGGAGAATACGAAAATATATCAGACTATGAAAAATATATAGTGTGGGAAATAGTTGAGTGTAAAAGAGTGCTGGAAGAAAAGCTTAACAAGGAAATATCCACACTCTGTTTTCCAGGCGGCGGCTATACAGAAGCAGCTCTTGATATTTCAAAAAAATGCGGATATAAATGCTATATGATTGCTAGTAGATTAAGAGAAGGGAACAACTTCCAGCATTTAGAGAATATTAGGAAAGGCCAGTTCGATGGTTTTAATAGGACTGCATTTTCACTTATTCATCCCGGTTTTTTACCTGAAGCTTTTTTTGATAAATGGGTTGCGAAATTAAGCTTGGGAGCTTATCAAAAAATGCCGAGATATATGATTCTAAAAAAACTGCTATCAAAAGTATGGCATGCATAA
- a CDS encoding glycosyltransferase, which produces MIRKIVLFTANKSSGIEQMTEEIAEILNKDGIECVCFFPEGTDVSRKELNCRYYSISPYECVFSRNVTEVADKIVKEKSDAVWFTDTPLMSSLVLRKIYKKCKTIITIHDPKSHPSNKSSILLSLYNKYAELNKKKAYNVAQNIVLMSAESLSQYKTMFPQYCDKSVLLPLGAHIPKDDPQKPVEIQDGQDFHLFFGVIDKYKGIENLLDSYNNSQQRIPLVIAGKGKFTDKEKEKIGKSTNVIILNRYITNGEMKWLIPHAKSIVLPYIEASQSGVLPIAYSYGVPVIVSDLPGLTQYVENEKTGFVCKNIKEMTDALNILSSNDNYDLRENTLHYYKTQLDWKQNLRKLLLIFGEGK; this is translated from the coding sequence ATGATAAGAAAAATTGTGCTATTTACAGCTAATAAATCGAGCGGTATCGAGCAAATGACAGAAGAAATAGCGGAGATTCTCAATAAAGACGGAATTGAATGTGTTTGCTTTTTTCCTGAAGGGACAGATGTTAGTAGAAAAGAGTTGAATTGTAGATACTATTCGATCTCTCCATATGAATGCGTCTTTTCAAGAAATGTAACAGAGGTAGCTGATAAAATAGTAAAAGAAAAGAGTGATGCAGTATGGTTTACTGATACTCCCTTGATGTCATCCCTTGTATTGAGGAAAATATATAAAAAATGTAAGACGATTATAACGATTCATGATCCGAAGTCTCATCCATCAAATAAGTCGAGTATACTTTTATCACTATATAACAAATATGCTGAGCTGAATAAAAAGAAAGCGTATAATGTTGCACAGAACATAGTATTAATGTCTGCTGAAAGCCTTTCTCAGTATAAAACTATGTTTCCTCAATATTGTGATAAGAGCGTTTTGCTTCCTCTTGGAGCACATATTCCGAAAGACGATCCACAAAAACCTGTTGAAATTCAAGATGGTCAGGATTTCCATTTGTTCTTTGGTGTTATTGACAAATATAAAGGTATAGAAAATTTACTTGATTCATATAATAATTCACAACAAAGAATTCCATTAGTTATAGCAGGGAAAGGGAAGTTTACAGATAAAGAAAAAGAAAAAATAGGAAAATCTACAAATGTTATTATTCTAAATAGATATATTACTAACGGTGAGATGAAATGGTTAATTCCGCATGCTAAATCCATTGTATTACCGTATATTGAAGCATCACAAAGTGGAGTTTTACCAATTGCTTATAGCTATGGTGTCCCGGTTATTGTTTCTGATTTACCTGGTTTAACCCAATATGTTGAGAATGAGAAGACAGGGTTTGTATGTAAAAATATAAAAGAAATGACAGACGCACTTAACATATTATCTAGCAATGATAATTATGATTTGCGAGAAAATACATTACATTATTATAAAACGCAATTAGATTGGAAACAGAATCTAAGGAAGTTGTTGCTGATATTTGGAGAAGGAAAATGA
- a CDS encoding polysaccharide pyruvyl transferase family protein, protein METESKEVVADIWRRKMKKIGIVTYHNAINYGAVFQAFALQQYLLDMGFDAYIINYRNSSIEEQYKLKPLRINKDFITNLKWDIQNLVYLPAKKKNFRIWEKRFKLLSVTDKNNLREIAHNLDKIIVGSDQVWKLKANNFDSAYFLDFVEEDKRISYAASFGASKLEDKERDFIARYLYGIPCISVREESGITLVKELTGKKAEHVLDPVLLMDKVFWISNMSGKSTRLLKDYIFVYQLGTGDYLPQFVRKMADEMNLKIIYVADNLLTMLKYGFHSRNKSSIDPSGFLKLLYGARIVCTNSFHASALSMIMHKDFYTVIKGNENDLWNTRMYSLLKSFNLESRLVHVGEKDKHFYPCKFDKVSEILTEYRKTSRLFLQQSLTGNEYALKDTKG, encoded by the coding sequence TTGGAAACAGAATCTAAGGAAGTTGTTGCTGATATTTGGAGAAGGAAAATGAAAAAAATAGGGATAGTTACTTATCATAATGCAATTAATTATGGTGCAGTATTTCAAGCCTTTGCTCTACAACAGTATCTACTAGACATGGGATTCGATGCATATATAATTAATTACAGGAATTCCTCAATTGAAGAGCAGTATAAATTAAAGCCTTTACGGATAAATAAGGATTTTATTACAAATCTAAAATGGGATATTCAGAACTTGGTATATTTACCTGCAAAGAAAAAGAATTTCCGTATATGGGAAAAACGATTTAAACTGCTATCTGTTACAGATAAAAACAATTTAAGAGAAATAGCGCATAATTTGGATAAAATAATTGTTGGAAGTGATCAAGTCTGGAAGCTAAAAGCAAATAATTTTGATAGTGCTTATTTTCTTGATTTTGTTGAAGAAGATAAAAGGATCAGTTATGCTGCAAGCTTTGGAGCAAGTAAATTAGAGGATAAAGAAAGAGATTTTATTGCAAGGTATTTATATGGGATCCCTTGTATTTCTGTGAGAGAAGAAAGTGGGATTACGCTTGTCAAAGAGTTGACTGGAAAAAAGGCTGAACATGTTCTTGATCCGGTGTTATTAATGGATAAGGTTTTTTGGATCTCAAATATGTCAGGCAAAAGTACAAGGTTATTAAAAGATTACATTTTTGTTTATCAACTGGGTACGGGAGATTATCTTCCGCAATTTGTTAGAAAAATGGCAGATGAGATGAATTTAAAGATAATCTATGTTGCAGACAATCTATTAACGATGCTTAAATATGGTTTTCACTCAAGAAACAAATCGAGCATTGATCCTTCTGGATTCTTGAAATTGTTATACGGAGCGAGAATAGTTTGTACAAATTCATTTCATGCATCTGCCCTTTCAATGATAATGCATAAAGATTTCTATACGGTAATCAAGGGGAATGAAAATGATTTGTGGAATACAAGAATGTATAGTTTACTTAAGAGTTTTAATCTTGAGTCAAGATTAGTGCATGTTGGGGAAAAGGATAAGCATTTCTACCCATGCAAATTTGATAAGGTTTCGGAAATACTGACAGAATATAGAAAGACAAGTAGATTGTTTTTACAACAGTCACTTACAGGGAATGAATATGCGCTTAAGGATACAAAAGGATGA
- a CDS encoding oligosaccharide flippase family protein, whose amino-acid sequence MEINKSSKYKSLAKDTGLFTISNFGSKILAFLFTPLYTRVLATTEYGIADLITTTISFIYPILTLAIADATLRYALDKNEDKNTVFGVSSLFTIISVFVLLVFKPFICLIDSSLDKFWMIFVLNYALFNIHNLLSNFVKGLGKTTLFAIQGILHTVTIIICNVLFLVGFRMGLYGYLWSIIIGYCTPILVMFFAAKIYKYIVPFKIEKNLLLDMLKYSIPMIPTILAWAINTSIDRYMIIWMYGLGDSGIYSVAHKIPTILTTILSIFSQAWQISVITNHGSKDESQYYSNVYKGLDFISLSGCFFIILTCKLLASLLFANNYFIAWQYVPMLLISAMFSSHAGILAAAFRAEKKTKSLFVSVLAGSILNIVLNYVLLKTIGVIGAAIATAVSFFIVWLVRIISIQKIVKVQIPIVSTGICYSLLFIISILTMLDFPYAWITIILAYIIVCYFQRDTIKGIFQGIMNIYRKRKETEKVL is encoded by the coding sequence ATGGAAATAAATAAAAGTTCAAAATACAAAAGTCTCGCAAAAGACACAGGTCTATTTACTATTAGCAATTTCGGATCAAAGATACTTGCTTTTTTATTTACTCCCTTATATACAAGAGTATTGGCAACAACAGAATACGGAATAGCAGATTTAATTACGACTACTATTTCTTTTATATATCCAATTCTGACACTCGCAATTGCAGACGCAACTTTACGATATGCGTTGGATAAAAATGAGGATAAAAATACAGTTTTTGGTGTTTCGAGTCTGTTTACTATTATATCAGTATTTGTTTTGTTGGTATTCAAACCATTTATCTGCCTAATAGATAGTTCACTTGATAAATTCTGGATGATTTTTGTGTTGAATTACGCACTATTTAATATTCATAACCTTCTTTCAAATTTTGTCAAAGGATTGGGGAAAACAACACTATTTGCTATTCAAGGAATACTTCATACTGTAACGATAATTATATGTAATGTATTATTCCTTGTGGGTTTTAGAATGGGTTTGTATGGGTATTTATGGAGCATTATAATAGGTTATTGTACACCAATACTTGTTATGTTTTTCGCGGCAAAAATATATAAGTATATTGTGCCCTTTAAAATAGAAAAGAATTTATTGCTTGATATGCTTAAATACAGCATTCCAATGATTCCGACAATTCTTGCTTGGGCTATAAATACGAGCATTGATAGATACATGATTATCTGGATGTATGGATTGGGTGATAGTGGTATATATAGTGTAGCTCATAAGATTCCAACAATTTTAACAACAATTCTTTCTATTTTTTCTCAGGCATGGCAAATTTCCGTTATAACTAATCATGGTTCGAAAGATGAAAGTCAGTATTATTCAAATGTATATAAGGGACTAGATTTCATAAGCTTAAGTGGTTGCTTTTTTATTATTCTAACATGTAAATTGCTAGCAAGTTTATTATTTGCTAATAATTATTTTATTGCATGGCAATACGTTCCTATGTTGCTAATATCTGCAATGTTTTCATCTCATGCGGGCATACTAGCAGCAGCATTTCGCGCAGAAAAGAAGACAAAAAGTTTGTTTGTATCAGTTTTAGCCGGTTCAATTCTTAATATAGTATTAAACTATGTATTATTAAAAACAATAGGTGTTATAGGTGCTGCAATTGCAACAGCCGTAAGCTTCTTTATTGTATGGTTAGTAAGAATCATCTCAATACAGAAAATTGTAAAAGTACAAATACCGATTGTATCTACAGGAATTTGCTACAGTCTACTTTTTATAATATCGATATTAACTATGCTTGATTTTCCATATGCTTGGATAACGATTATATTAGCATATATCATAGTTTGCTATTTCCAGAGAGATACCATAAAAGGCATTTTCCAGGGCATAATGAATATATATAGAAAAAGAAAAGAAACCGAAAAGGTTTTATAG
- a CDS encoding acyltransferase codes for MGIGNRVFKILNSIKWWVINVIICYIPGNCVRKFFYRLFGMKIGKGVYVYEGAHIRNPKGIVLENGVNIGPKVLLDGRKELYIKKNAVIAYEAIIWTLNHDYNDLYFCGKGAPVTIGEYAWICSRAIIMPGVKIGKCAVVASNAVVTKDVPDYAIVAGVPAKNIGYREEKDYQYGVK; via the coding sequence ATGGGAATTGGTAATAGAGTCTTCAAAATATTAAATTCAATTAAGTGGTGGGTAATAAATGTGATAATTTGTTATATACCAGGGAATTGTGTAAGAAAATTCTTTTATAGACTTTTTGGAATGAAAATTGGAAAAGGAGTATATGTATATGAGGGAGCTCATATTCGAAATCCTAAAGGCATTGTTTTAGAAAATGGTGTAAATATAGGCCCCAAGGTGCTGCTAGATGGCCGTAAAGAATTATATATAAAAAAGAATGCAGTTATTGCTTATGAAGCGATTATTTGGACTTTAAATCACGATTATAATGATTTGTATTTTTGTGGGAAGGGTGCTCCGGTTACTATAGGTGAATATGCTTGGATTTGTAGTAGGGCGATTATCATGCCAGGCGTTAAAATTGGTAAATGTGCTGTGGTAGCATCTAATGCCGTTGTGACCAAAGATGTTCCAGATTATGCGATTGTTGCAGGTGTACCTGCAAAGAATATAGGATATCGTGAAGAAAAAGACTACCAATATGGGGTAAAGTAA
- a CDS encoding nucleotidyltransferase family protein: protein MNKEQRMFLRIISDHLQGRKTNLSDSMAAELDWAQIYRYAQIHQLEGILFHQLQAFFAGKKEYISIASQLEKSKAACIYYYALNSHAIDEIQNTFQVYNIRFFPVKGLEIASCYPIPMYRTMGDLDIVVFPKEKVKASKTLEKLGYTLLEKNFGLQFRKQSINLELDTHLLHKETLENNKRRRYFDTCWKYLIVDSDGKYHLDINFHYVYLVEHIKKHFRTRGIGFRQFIDLAVFAQKHSELDWEWIKIQLQKIDLWKFAVLAHTYIYIWWGMESPFSIEKLEQNFYEETTDYVFSSGVFGFENKNQSLYVAEAYLNSDRRTGFFTHFIYIMRNTFIPYSKMITLPYCSFIAGKKWLLPYGWIYRVYYKLKRKGCSGKNKVSIESKEIMDNHRNLMKKWNI from the coding sequence ATGAATAAAGAACAGAGGATGTTTTTGAGGATTATTTCTGACCATCTTCAAGGTCGAAAAACTAATCTTTCAGATAGCATGGCAGCGGAGTTAGATTGGGCACAAATCTATAGATACGCTCAAATCCACCAATTAGAGGGGATTCTTTTTCATCAATTGCAAGCTTTTTTTGCTGGCAAGAAGGAATATATAAGCATTGCCAGCCAATTGGAAAAATCAAAAGCGGCATGTATATATTATTATGCTTTAAATTCTCATGCTATAGATGAAATACAGAATACTTTTCAAGTATATAACATTCGTTTTTTCCCGGTTAAAGGATTAGAGATTGCATCGTGTTATCCTATCCCAATGTATCGAACAATGGGCGATTTGGATATTGTGGTTTTTCCAAAAGAAAAGGTGAAAGCATCAAAAACGCTTGAAAAATTGGGTTATACGTTACTTGAAAAAAACTTTGGATTGCAATTTAGAAAACAGAGTATCAATTTGGAATTGGATACTCATTTATTACATAAAGAGACGCTGGAAAATAATAAACGACGCCGTTATTTTGATACGTGTTGGAAATACTTAATTGTCGATTCAGACGGTAAATATCATTTGGATATTAATTTCCATTATGTATATTTAGTAGAACACATAAAGAAACATTTTAGAACAAGGGGAATTGGGTTTAGACAATTTATTGATCTTGCTGTTTTCGCACAAAAGCATTCGGAGTTGGATTGGGAATGGATTAAGATACAATTGCAAAAAATAGATCTTTGGAAGTTTGCAGTCTTAGCACATACGTATATTTATATATGGTGGGGGATGGAGTCGCCTTTTTCAATTGAAAAGCTTGAGCAGAATTTTTATGAAGAAACAACAGATTACGTTTTCAGTAGCGGAGTGTTTGGATTTGAAAACAAAAATCAATCACTGTATGTAGCAGAAGCATATTTGAATTCAGATAGAAGAACGGGCTTTTTTACTCACTTTATTTATATTATGAGGAATACGTTTATTCCATATTCAAAAATGATTACATTACCATATTGTTCGTTTATTGCAGGAAAAAAATGGTTGCTACCTTATGGCTGGATTTATCGTGTTTATTATAAATTAAAAAGAAAAGGATGCTCGGGAAAAAACAAAGTTTCAATTGAATCAAAAGAAATTATGGATAATCATAGGAATTTAATGAAAAAATGGAATATATAG